One region of Cyanobacterium stanieri LEGE 03274 genomic DNA includes:
- a CDS encoding polyribonucleotide nucleotidyltransferase, whose translation MEEYDKSISFFEGRDIKIKVGLLAPQAGGSVLIEAGETSVFVTATRSQGREGIDFLPLTVDYEERLYAAGRIPGGFLRREGRPPEKATLTSRLIDRPMRPLFPSWLRDDLQIVATTLSMDEDVPPDVLAVTGASIATLVAQIPFAGPMAAVRVGLVKDEFIINPTFEEIDNGDLDLVVAGTPDGVVMVEAGANQLPEQDIIEAIDFGYEAILELIQAQKDLIQELGIELIVEPKPDTDSNADLEKLIADKSTDEIKKVLSTFDLDKKGRDDALDVIKASVVEEAIASLPEEDPIKVATSENPKLVGNLFKQLTKKLMRLQIIEDGVRVDGRKLDQVRPISSRVRLLPPRVHGSALFQRGLTQVLSIATLGTPGDAQDLADDLHPDVEKRYLHHYNFPPYSVGETKPLRSPGRREIGHGALAERAIVPVLPPKQEFPYVIRVVSEVLSSNGSTSMGSVCGSTLALMDAGVPLSKPVSGAAMGLIKEGDEVRILTDIQGIEDFLGDMDFKVAGTDEGITALQMDMKITGLELETIANAIRQAKTARLHILEEMLKPINEPRKELSPFAPRLMTMKIDPEMIGLVIGPGGKTIKSITEQTGSKIDISDDGTVTICAVQAERASQAKRIIQTMTRKLNEGDVYLGKVTRLIDIGAFVEVLPGKEGMIHISQLAEHRVGKVEDEVAVGDEIVVKIRGFDNRGRLNLTRLGIHPEQAAIARQEAEA comes from the coding sequence ATGGAAGAATATGATAAGTCAATATCTTTTTTTGAAGGAAGAGATATAAAAATAAAAGTAGGATTGTTAGCCCCTCAGGCAGGAGGCTCAGTATTAATCGAAGCAGGAGAAACATCCGTTTTCGTTACCGCCACTCGTTCTCAGGGCAGAGAGGGCATAGATTTTTTACCTTTAACCGTTGATTATGAGGAGAGATTATATGCTGCCGGACGTATTCCTGGAGGTTTTTTGCGCCGTGAAGGAAGACCCCCAGAAAAAGCGACTTTAACCAGTCGTTTAATAGATCGCCCCATGCGCCCCCTGTTTCCTTCTTGGTTAAGGGATGACTTACAAATTGTCGCTACCACTTTATCCATGGATGAGGATGTACCCCCAGACGTTTTAGCCGTTACAGGGGCATCTATCGCTACCCTAGTGGCACAAATTCCCTTCGCCGGCCCCATGGCAGCGGTGAGGGTTGGTTTAGTCAAGGATGAATTTATCATCAATCCTACCTTTGAGGAAATAGATAATGGTGATTTAGATCTTGTGGTGGCTGGTACTCCCGATGGGGTGGTAATGGTGGAAGCAGGGGCAAATCAACTTCCTGAACAAGATATTATCGAAGCCATTGACTTTGGTTATGAGGCAATTTTGGAACTGATTCAGGCTCAGAAGGATTTAATCCAAGAATTGGGTATTGAATTAATCGTAGAGCCAAAGCCTGATACTGATTCTAATGCTGATTTAGAAAAACTCATCGCCGATAAAAGTACCGATGAAATTAAAAAAGTTCTTTCTACTTTTGATTTAGATAAAAAAGGTCGAGATGATGCTTTAGATGTCATTAAGGCTAGTGTAGTGGAGGAGGCGATCGCCTCTTTACCTGAAGAAGATCCCATCAAGGTAGCCACCAGCGAAAATCCTAAATTAGTGGGCAATCTCTTTAAGCAGTTAACCAAAAAATTGATGCGTCTGCAAATTATCGAGGATGGAGTTAGGGTAGATGGTCGTAAACTAGACCAAGTACGCCCTATTTCTTCTCGAGTGCGTCTTTTACCTCCTCGGGTTCACGGTAGCGCCCTTTTCCAAAGGGGTTTAACCCAAGTGTTATCCATTGCCACCCTAGGTACTCCGGGAGATGCCCAAGATTTAGCAGATGACCTCCATCCTGATGTGGAAAAACGCTATCTCCATCACTACAATTTTCCTCCCTATTCCGTGGGTGAAACTAAGCCGTTGCGATCGCCCGGTCGTCGGGAAATTGGCCATGGTGCTTTAGCCGAAAGGGCGATCGTTCCCGTATTACCTCCCAAGCAGGAATTTCCCTACGTCATCAGGGTTGTATCTGAGGTGTTATCTTCCAACGGATCGACCTCCATGGGGTCTGTGTGTGGCTCTACTCTAGCTCTGATGGATGCAGGAGTACCCCTAAGCAAACCCGTTAGCGGAGCCGCCATGGGCTTAATCAAAGAGGGTGACGAGGTGCGCATCTTAACCGACATTCAAGGAATTGAAGATTTTCTTGGGGACATGGATTTTAAAGTAGCAGGAACAGATGAAGGTATTACCGCCCTGCAAATGGATATGAAAATCACTGGTTTGGAATTAGAAACCATTGCCAACGCCATCAGACAGGCAAAAACCGCCCGTTTACACATCCTCGAAGAAATGCTTAAGCCCATCAACGAACCTCGCAAGGAATTATCTCCCTTTGCCCCTCGTTTGATGACCATGAAAATCGATCCTGAAATGATTGGTTTAGTCATTGGGCCTGGGGGTAAAACCATCAAAAGTATTACCGAGCAAACTGGCTCTAAAATAGATATTAGCGATGATGGCACCGTTACAATTTGTGCGGTACAAGCAGAAAGAGCTAGTCAAGCTAAGCGTATCATCCAAACCATGACTCGTAAGTTAAATGAGGGGGATGTTTATTTAGGTAAAGTAACCCGTCTGATTGATATTGGTGCTTTTGTGGAAGTGTTACCCGGTAAAGAGGGTATGATTCACATTTCCCAATTGGCTGAACATCGAGTAGGTAAGGTAGAAGATGAAGTGGCTGTGGGTGATGAAATTGTGGTGAAAATCCGTGGTTTTGATAACCGTGGGCGTTTAAATCTCACCCGTTTGGGTATTCATCCCGAACAAGCTGCGATCGCCCGTCAAGAAGCTGAAGCCTAA
- a CDS encoding DUF309 domain-containing protein, with product MDETQQLKKGIEQLNTGQFYACHDTLEEIWMEAPETEKKFYQGILQIAVGCYHLSNGNWRGAVILLGEGIRKLGEFEPSYYDLDIIGFTDDSYALLLALQKIEPEGAKDFYQQLLEQGDIDGVKLPKIYAI from the coding sequence ATGGATGAGACGCAACAGTTAAAAAAAGGAATTGAGCAATTAAACACGGGGCAGTTTTATGCTTGTCATGACACCCTTGAGGAAATTTGGATGGAAGCGCCAGAAACAGAAAAAAAGTTTTATCAGGGTATTTTACAAATTGCGGTGGGTTGTTATCACCTTAGTAATGGTAACTGGCGCGGTGCGGTAATTCTTTTGGGGGAAGGTATTCGCAAGTTAGGGGAGTTTGAACCTAGTTATTATGATTTAGATATTATTGGTTTTACTGATGATAGTTATGCTCTTTTATTGGCTTTACAAAAAATCGAACCTGAAGGGGCAAAGGATTTTTATCAACAGTTACTCGAACAAGGGGATATTGATGGAGTTAAGTTACCAAAAATTTATGCTATTTAA
- a CDS encoding gluconeogenesis factor YvcK family protein, with protein sequence MGKNNDRNKINRWYKWLTPGIFVKRWLITSLFGVLFTLLGLAIWVKLTPINRLIEFLIDFLNRITNIIPSYISGPLAFFIGIFLLYWGQTRTFGSITDVLQPENDQELIDVLWNRRQRNKGMKIVAIGGGTGLSTLLRGIKKYSGNITAVVTVADDGGSSGILRRELGVLPPGDIRNCIAALANEETLLTELFQYRFRDGEGLKNHSFGNLFLTAMTDITHDLEKGIAASAKVLAITGRVLPATLDNVVLWAKYADGSVVHGESQIPEKGDKIIDFGCTPQAPKAVPSVLKAIEQAEYIILGPGSLYTSVIPNLLVPEIRRAIARSSAPKIYVCNIMTQPGETDGYTVADHIRAIDTICGVKLFDAVLVQGRQPSSQALRIYADEKSHPVFLDREEVKKLGRRIVKGNVMNENPDNFCIRHDPDLLSKTLIRWYHHKPQYKFWDNN encoded by the coding sequence ATGGGTAAAAACAACGATCGCAACAAAATTAATCGCTGGTACAAATGGTTAACCCCTGGTATCTTCGTCAAACGTTGGTTAATTACCAGTTTATTCGGTGTACTATTCACCCTCTTAGGATTGGCTATTTGGGTGAAACTAACCCCTATCAATCGTCTAATCGAATTTCTGATTGATTTTCTTAACCGTATTACCAACATCATTCCTAGTTATATTTCAGGGCCTCTAGCTTTTTTTATCGGCATTTTTCTGCTCTATTGGGGACAAACTCGCACCTTTGGATCAATTACTGATGTGCTACAACCTGAAAATGATCAAGAATTAATCGATGTGTTATGGAATCGTCGTCAACGCAATAAAGGTATGAAAATTGTTGCCATTGGAGGCGGTACAGGTTTATCAACCCTATTGCGAGGCATCAAAAAGTATAGCGGTAATATTACCGCCGTGGTGACGGTGGCAGATGATGGAGGCTCATCGGGTATTTTACGCCGTGAATTGGGGGTTTTACCCCCGGGGGATATTCGTAATTGTATTGCGGCTTTAGCTAACGAGGAAACCCTATTAACGGAATTATTTCAATATCGTTTTCGGGATGGGGAGGGTTTAAAAAATCATAGTTTTGGCAATCTTTTTTTGACGGCAATGACGGACATTACCCATGATTTAGAAAAAGGGATTGCCGCTAGTGCCAAAGTTCTAGCCATTACAGGGCGAGTATTACCCGCTACTTTAGATAATGTTGTGTTATGGGCAAAATATGCCGATGGCTCGGTGGTACATGGAGAATCACAAATCCCCGAAAAAGGAGACAAAATAATTGATTTTGGTTGTACTCCTCAAGCCCCTAAGGCTGTGCCTTCGGTATTAAAAGCCATTGAACAGGCGGAATATATTATCCTCGGGCCAGGGAGTTTATATACCAGTGTGATTCCTAATTTATTAGTACCTGAAATTAGAAGGGCGATCGCCCGTAGTTCTGCCCCTAAAATATATGTATGTAATATTATGACCCAACCGGGGGAAACCGACGGCTACACCGTAGCGGATCATATTCGAGCCATAGATACTATTTGCGGGGTAAAATTATTTGATGCGGTATTAGTACAGGGAAGACAACCATCCTCCCAAGCCTTAAGAATCTATGCCGATGAAAAATCCCATCCCGTTTTTTTAGATAGAGAAGAAGTAAAAAAATTGGGCAGAAGAATAGTTAAAGGTAATGTGATGAATGAAAACCCTGATAATTTTTGCATTCGTCACGATCCAGATTTACTAAGTAAAACCCTGATCAGATGGTATCATCACAAGCCACAATATAAATTTTGGGATAATAATTAA
- a CDS encoding ATP-dependent 6-phosphofructokinase: MTQKKRIGILTSGGDCPGLNAIIRAVVKYATRKSWEVFGIPRGTDGFVDIVKGDLEIEDLRLKDHGYDVPGVLQGLDILQFMSGSVLGSISRSNVKNENVTDSILAGYRQLGLDALIAIGGDGSLDIIYDLAKKGEWNLVVIPKTIDNDVAFTERSVGFDTARNTVTQALYDLTFTAASHERIMVVQVMGRDAGHLPLHSGIAGGADCILIPELTPQLTNNIIDGMTQYIAKLRCDRRKFALVVISEGVRGLKGEKDAYIAETLAHLLKEASHRLCATGDERYCGLDQVDTRATILGHLQRCGVPSSFDRILATLFGIKALHLIEEERYNRLVIWQNGTVESKSLEQIMPLIKWCHQEKTCPSPVDPEGFMVRTALSLGIYLGDSHLSATINSEAENFSDSQEDV; encoded by the coding sequence ATGACTCAGAAAAAAAGAATTGGTATCTTAACCAGTGGCGGAGATTGCCCAGGATTAAATGCTATCATCCGCGCCGTGGTGAAGTATGCCACCCGAAAAAGTTGGGAGGTGTTTGGTATTCCTAGGGGTACGGATGGATTTGTTGATATAGTCAAAGGAGATTTAGAAATTGAAGATCTACGATTAAAAGATCATGGTTATGATGTACCTGGAGTATTGCAAGGATTAGACATTTTGCAATTTATGAGCGGTAGTGTTTTAGGCTCTATTAGTCGTAGTAACGTAAAAAACGAGAATGTAACCGATTCTATTTTGGCGGGTTATCGTCAATTGGGGTTAGATGCACTCATTGCCATCGGGGGTGATGGTAGTTTAGATATTATTTATGATTTGGCGAAAAAAGGTGAGTGGAATTTGGTGGTAATTCCTAAAACCATTGATAATGATGTGGCATTTACTGAACGTTCAGTGGGTTTTGATACTGCCCGAAATACTGTCACCCAAGCCCTCTATGATTTAACTTTTACCGCCGCTAGTCATGAGCGCATTATGGTGGTGCAAGTCATGGGCCGTGATGCTGGACATTTACCACTCCATTCGGGTATTGCGGGGGGGGCAGATTGTATTTTAATTCCTGAATTAACCCCCCAGTTAACCAATAATATTATTGATGGTATGACACAGTATATCGCCAAATTAAGGTGCGATCGGCGTAAATTTGCCCTAGTGGTCATTTCAGAAGGGGTAAGGGGATTAAAGGGAGAAAAAGATGCTTACATTGCCGAAACCCTTGCCCATTTACTTAAAGAAGCCAGTCATCGCCTCTGTGCCACGGGGGATGAGCGTTATTGTGGTTTAGACCAAGTAGATACCAGAGCGACTATTTTAGGGCATTTGCAACGTTGTGGAGTCCCTAGTTCATTCGATCGCATCTTAGCCACCCTTTTCGGCATTAAAGCCCTACACTTAATTGAGGAAGAAAGATACAATCGCCTTGTAATTTGGCAAAATGGCACCGTAGAAAGTAAATCCCTAGAGCAGATTATGCCCTTAATAAAATGGTGTCACCAAGAAAAAACCTGCCCATCTCCTGTGGACCCCGAAGGTTTTATGGTGCGCACTGCCCTATCATTAGGTATATATTTGGGAGATTCTCATTTATCGGCTACTATAAATTCTGAAGCAGAAAACTTTTCTGACTCTCAAGAAGATGTTTAG
- a CDS encoding YciI family protein: MAKYILFGSYCENAIEKRTPYRQAHLDGLAKQKEEGVLITLGPTKDNSKVFGIYEAENEAIVKNLIESDPYWQNGIWTDYEVKEWIQAF; encoded by the coding sequence ATGGCAAAATATATTTTATTCGGTAGTTACTGTGAAAATGCGATCGAAAAAAGGACTCCCTATCGCCAAGCTCACCTAGATGGTTTAGCAAAACAAAAAGAAGAAGGGGTTTTAATTACCCTTGGCCCAACAAAAGACAATAGTAAAGTATTTGGTATTTATGAGGCAGAAAATGAAGCCATTGTTAAAAATTTAATTGAATCTGATCCCTACTGGCAAAATGGTATTTGGACAGATTACGAAGTGAAAGAGTGGATACAAGCATTTTAA
- a CDS encoding 4-hydroxybenzoate solanesyltransferase, translating into MTSAEVNNPNTLESIIKLLRWDKPAGRLILMIPALWAIFLAGEGKPPFSLVLIVILGSLATSAAGCVINDLWDRNIDDKVERTKKRPLASRALSVRVGIAVFIISLGCAAGLAFFLNALSFWLCVASVPVIVCYPLAKRVFPVPQLVLSIAWGFAVLISWSAVTGDLSNNAWILWGATVLWTLGFDTVYAMSDKKDDLEVGINSSAIFFGDFVADAVGLFFALTAGLFAYLGTINGFSFIFGVTWAIAVILWVGQYIELRKPNPDTINYGGIFGQNVTIGFILLLGIIVGIR; encoded by the coding sequence ATGACTTCTGCAGAAGTTAATAACCCTAATACCTTAGAAAGCATCATTAAACTATTACGGTGGGATAAACCAGCGGGGCGACTGATTTTGATGATTCCAGCCCTTTGGGCAATCTTTTTGGCAGGGGAAGGAAAACCCCCCTTTAGTCTGGTGTTGATCGTTATTTTGGGTAGTCTTGCCACCAGCGCGGCGGGGTGCGTAATCAATGATTTATGGGATCGTAACATTGATGATAAGGTAGAAAGAACCAAAAAACGTCCCCTCGCTTCTCGGGCGTTATCTGTAAGGGTTGGTATTGCGGTTTTTATTATTTCCCTTGGTTGTGCGGCAGGATTGGCTTTTTTTCTTAATGCCCTCAGTTTTTGGTTATGTGTGGCTTCTGTGCCTGTTATTGTTTGTTATCCTCTGGCGAAAAGGGTTTTTCCTGTGCCTCAGTTGGTGTTATCCATTGCGTGGGGTTTTGCGGTGTTGATTAGTTGGAGTGCGGTGACGGGGGATTTGAGCAATAATGCTTGGATTTTGTGGGGGGCAACGGTGTTATGGACTTTGGGTTTTGATACGGTTTATGCCATGTCTGATAAAAAGGATGATTTAGAGGTGGGCATTAATTCTAGTGCGATCTTTTTTGGGGATTTTGTGGCGGATGCAGTGGGTTTATTTTTTGCTCTGACGGCTGGTTTATTTGCTTATCTTGGTACTATAAATGGTTTTTCCTTCATTTTTGGGGTAACATGGGCGATCGCCGTTATCCTTTGGGTTGGACAGTATATCGAATTGAGAAAGCCTAACCCTGATACCATTAACTATGGTGGTATTTTTGGGCAAAATGTGACCATCGGCTTTATTTTATTATTGGGTATTATTGTAGGCATTCGTTAG